In Naumovozyma castellii chromosome 1, complete genome, one DNA window encodes the following:
- the MDM30 gene encoding SCF ubiquitin ligase complex subunit MDM30 (ancestral locus Anc_4.216), whose translation MKNDARIDQLPLELWIQITTQLDCKSITNLILCNRTLGQKLRNNQIWKQKAHYNWLYHQEIDPLITYKCIDQEYTSVNTQNFWYSYCQNRKKLDNKSLEQIKWIVVQTDDKLYLQEYLNFIDQPDVIESIPFLSKIGSMTFLEALEEGIDFDVKTHASYFLSSLRHRLTFQLMQEVISRYPRFFDHQDTELFFLRWSTRDPDFDLLLPYRDRFYKEIHKLIKSRYGIENFSELPPSEKVNKITMLVMGLIMDDLPYGSNSTGSTMEDLLISRVYAQEQRIPHRLITYSIIQKVASFYGVETILSTLFLNIYDPRFQAGQSYLYIDGREYWIRGKDPVLQFLNNASGYLEPLSQNEIYDILEGAVLDSIPTSRYEFGINYNCIHSSASISSTDKFYFRSIFDAFSLIEITNSEEQYDHILDDIFMLAMKIFPGDIVTIGMWSMNFGRRMYLERFNLEEFLRQRQFFWMDSLANYQHLGKFVESDQEVNVVLNSTNSVPPNQGFESCVTLDREGQIKVSYHRLSRFVKSRQDIDEYLDSIPTAELGWLFSKVDYSTGRLVPNKRFENLLDRYDK comes from the coding sequence atgaaaaatgatgCACGTATAGACCAACTACCGCTTGAGCTGTGGATACAGATTACAACGCAATTGGATTGTAAATCTATTACAAATTTGATACTTTGTAATAGAACTTTAGGGCAGAAACTGAGAAATAACCAAATATGGAAACAGAAGGCTCACTATAATTGGCTGTATCATCAAGAAATCGATCCTTTAATAACATACAAGTGCATTGATCAAGAGTATACATCTGTGAATACTCAGAATTTTTGGTATTCTTACTGTCAgaatagaaaaaaattagataataaatcacttgaacaaattaaatggATCGTAGTTCAAACGGATGATAAGCTTTACCTACAGGAATACCTCAACTTTATTGACCAACCCGATGTTATTGAGAGCATCCCTTTTTTAAGCAAAATTGGATCAATGACATTTCTTGAAGCATTAGAGGAAGgaattgattttgatgtAAAAACTCATGCCAGTTATTTTCTTAGCAGCTTGAGACACCGGTTAACTTTCCAACTGATGCAAGAAGTAATAAGCAGGTACCCCCGCTTTTTTGATCATCAGGATACAGAGCTTTTTTTCTTGAGGTGGTCTACAAGAGATCCagattttgatttattacTGCCGTATAGAGACAGATTTTATAAGGAAATTCATAAATTGATAAAGTCTCGGTATGGTATCGAAAACTTTTCAGAATTACCTCCATCAGAAAAAGTTAACAAGATAACAATGTTAGTTATGGGATTAATCATGGATGATCTACCGTATGGGTCCAATTCCACTGGGAGTACTATGGAAGACTTATTGATCTCAAGAGTGTATGCCCAAGAGCAACGCATACCACACCGATTAATAACGtattcaattattcaaaaagttGCTAGCTTCTATGGTGTTGAGACAATATTATCTACCCTTtttctaaatatttatGATCCTCGTTTTCAAGCAGGTCAatcatatttatatattgaTGGTAGAGAATATTGGATCCGGGGAAAAGACCCAGTACTACAATTTCTGAATAATGCTTCGGGGTACTTAGAACCATTATCACAGAATGAAATATATGATATATTAGAGGGTGCTGTCCTTGACTCCATACCGACCTCTCGATatgaatttggaattaacTACAACTGTATACACAGTTCTGCCTCCATTTCGTCTACAGATAAATTTTATTTCCGTTCAATTTTTGATGCGTTTTCTCTAATAGAAATTACAAATTCAGAGGAACAGTATGATCATATTTTGGACGACATATTTATGTTAGCGATGAAGATCTTCCCTGGTGATATTGTAACGATAGGGATGTGGAGCATGAATTTTGGTAGAAGAATGTATCTGGAACGTTTTaatcttgaagaatttttgaGGCAAAGACAATTCTTTTGGATGGACTCTTTGGCCAATTATCAACATCTGGGCAAATTTGTCGAATCTGATCAAGAGGTGAACGTTGTATTGAATTCGACAAACTCGGTGCCCCCTAATCAGGGGTTTGAGAGTTGTGTCACTTTGGATAGAGAGGGACAAATTAAAGTATCTTATCACAGGTTGTCCCGTTTTGTAAAATCTAGGCaggatattgatgaatatcTTGATTCTATTCCGACTGCTGAACTTGGGTGGTTATTTTCAAAGGTTGATTATTCCACTGGTCGTCTGGTCCCAAAtaaaagatttgaaaatctGCTAGACCGTTACGATAAGTGA
- the PUF3 gene encoding mRNA-binding protein PUF3 (ancestral locus Anc_5.196) — protein MTILNALDPWLDRNSHDNGSNTQPQHQSQMDAELASIVSSLSALSASNNIANANSQAQQIGGFRRSSFNQSDIDSEILLLNNNQNQTRNTLSVGAAPNYYNQQQANIYSPSSSDSSPPPQFPAPFPHVSKSINDINGSHLKRLNLLGHYSATIADPMTSSASSNPMGGSFFEKFGKSLIEGTRELESQTYLENNNNNMSSTASVITQTTMPMNNNTDTETGSISESVETTENNIWNAATAPIFRPNPENEQPPGAFYPPHGFHPALFPNSGHYPPYPPYQNFQQHHNNNNNFPVGSPTAFISQMISPHSQPFIPGGKASNSDHNTEYTIDNSQMAPYPPPNPIMFMPPPPPQGQQGFNSNKHSNPYLDNMDKPTKQQKNNSPSNNNNNNNNNNNNNNSKNSYRRHSPAAHFDQIHEHVNNNNNNKNVNPKHKMKGNKNNNMSAPSSSASTSSQQPSAPSSSSFHRSPLLEELRNNPDNKKFTLKDIFGNTLEFCKDQYGSRFIQHELSTTSSPSEREVIFNELRDEAISLSNDVFGNYVIQKFFEFGSVTQRDILVDQFKGKMQNLSLQMYACRVIQKALEFIKPDQRLELVSELSQCVLQMIKDQNGNHVIQKAIECIPMKDLPFILDSLHGHIYHLSTHSYGCRVIQRLLEFGSLEDQTLILSELKDFIPYLIQDQYGNYVIQHILEQQDNNPNVSQEMMNTKQEIVNIVSQNVVEFSKHKFASNVVERAILYGNEKQRNLIIRQILPRDKAHAENLEDNAPMILMMRDQFANYVVQKLVTVSEGEGKTLIVIAIRSYLDKLNKSNSLGNRHLASIEKLASLVETVKID, from the coding sequence ATGACGATTCTCAACGCTCTTGATCCATGGTTGGATCGGAACTCACATGATAACGGTAGCAATACTCAACCTCAACATCAATCACAAATGGATGCGGAACTGGCTTCGATAGTTTCCTCACTGAGTGCCCTTTCTGccagtaataatattgcTAACGCTAACTCGCAAGCTCAACAAATTGGTGGTTTTAGAAGATCAAGCTTTAATCAAAGTGATATCGACTCggaaatattattattaaataataatcaaaatcaaactAGAAATACACTTTCTGTGGGTGCTGCtccaaattattataatcAACAACAGgcaaatatatattctcCATCTTCCTCGGATTCTTCACCTCCACCCCAATTTCCAGCTCCATTTCCACACGTTTCAAAGAGTATTAACGATATTAATGGTTCTCATCTTAAGAGATTGAATTTGTTAGGACATTATTCCGCTACCATTGCAGATCCGATGACTTCATCTGCTTCATCAAATCCCATGGGCGGTAGtttctttgaaaagtttGGGAAGTCATTAATTGAAGGTACAAGAGAATTGGAATCTCAAActtatttggaaaataataataataatatgtCTTCCACTGCAAGTGTCATTACTCAAACCACTATGCCCATGAATAATAACACGGACACAGAAACTGGATCCATTTCTGAATCTGTGGAAACTACAGAAAATAACATCTGGAACGCGGCAACAGCCCCCATCTTTAGACCAAATCcagaaaatgaacaacCTCCTGGCGCATTTTATCCACCTCATGGATTCCATCCTGCATTATTTCCTAACAGTGGTCATTATCCACCTTATCCACCTTATCAGAATTTTCAACAACATcataacaacaataacaatttcCCCGTAGGCTCCCCCACTGCATTTATATCTCAAATGATATCTCCTCATTCACAACCTTTTATACCGGGTGGTAAGGCAAGTAATAGTGATCATAATACAGAATATACGATAGATAATTCTCAAATGGCACCTTATCCTCCACCAAATCCAATTATGTTTATGCCgccaccaccaccacaagGTCAACAAGGTTTTAACAGCAACAAACATTCAAATCCATATTTGGATAACATGGATAAACCAACAAAGCAACAGAAAAATAACAGCccttcaaataataacaataacaataacaataacaataataataataatagtaaaaATTCGTACAGGAGACATTCTCCAGCAGCACATTTTGATCAAATTCATGAAcatgtaaataataataataataataaaaatgttaaTCCAAAACATAAGATGAAGGggaataaaaataataatatgtCTGctccatcatcatctgcaTCAACGTCATCGCAACAGCCTTCTGCAccatcctcttcttcattccATAGGTCTccattattggaagaattaagaaataaCCCAGATAATAAGAAATTCACTCTAAAGGATATCTTTGGTAATACTTTAGAATTTTGTAAAGATCAATACGGATCCAGATTTATTCAACATGAATTATCTACCACATCATCACCTTCGGAAAGAGAAGTCATATTCAATGAATTAAGAGATGAAGCCATCTCATTATCCAATGATGTATTTGGTAATTATGtcattcaaaaattctttgaatttggGTCAGTTACACAGAGAGATATCCTAGTTGATCAATTCAAGGGAAAGATGcaaaatttatcattacAAATGTACGCATGTAGGGTCATTCAAAAGGCCTTAGAATTCATTAAGCCGGATCAAAGATTAGAGTTGGTTTCAGAATTATCTCAATGTGTCTTACAAATGATTAAAGATCAAAATGGTAACCATGTAATTCAAAAAGCCATTGAATGTATTCCAATGAAAGATTTACCTTTCATCCTTGACTCATTACATGGTCACATTTACCATTTATCCACACATTCTTACGGATGTCGTGTCattcaaagattattaGAGTTCGGATCTTTAGAGGATCAAACTCTTATCTTAAGTGAATTAAAAGATTTCATCCCATACTTAATTCAAGACCAATACGGTAATTATGTCATTCAACACATCTTGGAACAGCAAGATAATAATCCAAACGTTTCTCAAGAAATGATGAATACAAAGCAAGAAATTGTTAACATTGTCTCTCAAAATGTGGTGGAATTCTCCAAACATAAGTTTGCATCCAATGTCGTTGAGAGAGCAATCCTTTATGGTAATGAAAAGCAAAGAAATCTAATTATTCGACAAATATTGCCCAGAGATAAGGCGCATGCAGAAAATCTAGAAGACAATGCACCAATGATCTTAATGATGAGAGATCAATTTGCTAATTATGTGGTACAAAAATTAGTGACAGTCTCCGAAGGTGAGGGGAAAACTTTAATCGTCATTGCCATTAGAAGttatttggataaattaaataaatctAATTCATTGGGTAATAGACATTTGGCGagtattgaaaaattagcaTCCTTAGTGGAGACAGTAaagattgattga
- the RPS27B gene encoding 40S ribosomal protein eS27 (ancestral locus Anc_5.265), whose protein sequence is MVLVQDLLHPTAASEARKHKLKTLVQGPRSFFLDVKCPGCLNITTVFSHAQTAVTCESCSTVLCTPTGGKAKLSEGTSFRRK, encoded by the exons ATG GTTTTAGTTCAAGATTTGTTGCACCCAACTGCTGCTTCTGAAGCCAGAAAGCACAAGTTGAAGACTTTAGTTCAAGGCCCAAGatccttcttcttggatGTCAAATGTCCAGGTTGTTTGAACATCACCACTGTCTTCTCCCATGCTCAAACCGCTGTCACATGTGAATCCTGTTCTACTGTTTTGTGTACTCCAACCGGTGGTAAGGCTAAGTTGTCTGAAGGTACTTCTTTCAGAAGAAAGTAA
- the EMC6 gene encoding Emc6p (ancestral locus Anc_5.195), with amino-acid sequence MSQAEDQFSRVRSTVNVGSNKKSLLFVQDSTMLIIGLGAGILQLESLNGFLMFAICYILVSIVFVLWLCEGKPGRFFENPIQDILMDSFFRELMGFIMAWTFSYALVG; translated from the coding sequence ATGAGCCAAGCAGAAGACCAATTTTCACGTGTGAGGTCGACAGTAAATGTCGGAAGTAATAAGAAATCACTACTTTTCGTACAGGACAGTACCATGTTAATTATAGGCCTTGGAGCGGGAATACTACAATTAGAATCCTTGAATGGATTTCTGATGTTTGCTATTTGTTACATTCTTGTTTCAATCGTCTTTGTTCTTTGGCTTTGTGAGGGGAAGCCTGGAAGATTTTTCGAAAATCCAATACAGGACATCTTGATGGACTCGTTCTTTAGAGAATTAATGGGGTTCATTATGGCGTGGACCTTTTCATATGCATTAGTTGGATAA
- the NCAS0A06780 gene encoding uncharacterized protein (ancestral locus Anc_5.266) encodes MSTLLLFDFESKPIPMCYDLNRSRITIMGDNQSGKTSLIFRWLKNMYQIIEDGAYQEDIYHKNVNFHNLLDDLIRESPERRDDKLMEHLLKNDDGFLIKDTDLRDYFLKINKRISESDLPEEVQHVKRHHRYEFEKKKLLMKRCATLDVEILDSQAIETADFSELTSAQIKQSDAFILCFDCTNRDSFNDLRTYQRRIERARGIDDKVPVIICCTKVDVMSERKVDLEDVQDFINKAGLSMANDYFEVSSKHDINTQALLNNTLLKIESYKFEERKRMHSSLSNENFGCSEKYNNEKLERDSRDKSSDEMEDSTSTSSGDRIMPGDKGELVEKKITSFGVSMSNFSKTRQNRTRTVTNAPDLSGTVDSDQKITTITTSTTSPDKKDTTCCVIC; translated from the coding sequence ATGTCCACACTACTACTTTTCGATTTTGAGTCGAAGCCCATACCTATGTGCTACGATCTGAACAGATCCAGAATCACAATCATGGGGGATAATCAATCAGGGAAGACATCTTTAATTTTCAGATGGTTGAAGAACATGTATCagattattgaagatggtgCGTATCAGGAGGATATATACCACAAGAATGTTAACTTCCATAATTTATTGGATGACCTGATAAGGGAATCTCCCGAAAGACGCGATGACAAATTGATGGAACATTTACtgaaaaatgatgatggaTTTCTAATAAAGGATACGGATTTAAGGGACTATTTCCTTAAGATCAATAAGAGGATTTCAGAGAGCGATCTACCTGAAGAGGTCCAACATGTGAAGAGACATCATCGttatgaatttgaaaaaaagaaattgttaatgaaaagatgTGCCACGCTGGATGTGGAAATATTGGATAGTCAAGCTATTGAAACTGCTGATTTCTCGGAATTGACCAGTGCACAAATCAAACAATCAGATGCATTTATACTCTGTTTTGATTGTACCAATAGAGATTCATTTAACGATTTAAGAACGTATCAACgtagaattgaaagagcAAGAGGTATTGATGATAAAGTACCAGTGATAATATGTTGTACAAAAGTTGACGTTATGAGTGAAAGGAAAGTGGATTTGGAGGATGTCCAAGATTTTATCAATAAGGCAGGTCTTTCGATGGCaaatgattattttgaagtttcttcaaaacaTGATATTAATACACAGGCTCTACTAAATAACACATTGCTGAAGATTGAAAGttataaatttgaagaaaggAAACGTATGCATTCCAGtttatcaaatgaaaattttggttGCTCTGAGAAGTACAACAATGAGAAATTAGAAAGAGATTCAAGAGATAAAAGCAGtgatgaaatggaagataGTACCTCTACTTCAAGTGGAGATCGGATAATGCCTGGAGATAAAGGTGAACTGgtagagaagaaaattacATCATTTGGTGTGTCAATGAGTAATTTTAGCAAAACGAGGCAGAATCGTACCAGAACTGTAACTAACGCACCCGACCTCAGTGGTACTGTTGACAGTGATCAGAAGATTACCACTATAACAACTTCCACTACATCCCCAGATAAGAAAGATACAACGTGCTGTGTCATCTGCTGA
- the NCAS0A06810 gene encoding uncharacterized protein (ancestral locus Anc_5.200), giving the protein MVFKFCINTSRRLLAAFILNGCLTIIFILALYKHYVSSYLESSSPFEKLVTIISSPKSFLQKNKNVKRDHVPDSVKEKPVLEDLKLRPSLAYYYNQYGIEIEEFKVETADGFIIDLWHLISKTTPVAFPHSSERHPILMIHGLLQSSGSFASNGQNSLAYYLFHQGFDVWLGNNRCGFVPSWNPKKVNSRKHWDWDLNEMVKFDLPKLIDTVCKITQNEKISIMAHSQGTTELFMGLLRENELNLNITSNIENVVCLAPALYPGSLLEDSPVLRLLSLGIDSKSLFGKKVFLNVMMMVRKIFLGTSFFSFICYTFFSYLFGWNDTLWDEGLRNRHFLFSPVFVSVKLMQWWLSNDPNKESFIKDYNQFFPQYKKWFHKHQRKNIPNFLLFVPGQDKLVDGKKVIKHFQDFEMDTSYKIWYIKEYSHVDVLWANDIIEKVGKPIVMNLRLPNRRPTTADKLN; this is encoded by the coding sequence ATggtttttaaattttgcaTCAACACCTCTCGTCGTTTATTAGCCGCTTTCATCCTGAACGGATGTctaacaataatattcatcCTCGCATTATATAAGCATTATGTCTCCTCATATCTGGAATCAAGCAGTCCTTTCGAGAAATTAGTGACAATCATATCATCTCCCAAATCATTCCTTcagaaaaacaaaaatgtCAAGAGAGATCACGTACCAGATTCCGTAAAGGAAAAGCCAGTAttggaagatttgaaattacGCCCTTCCTTAGCTTACTATTATAATCAGTACGGTAtcgaaattgaagaattcaaagtaGAGACTGCAGACggttttattattgatttatGGCACCTAATTTCGAAGACTACACCTGTTGCATTCCCACATTCTTCCGAGAGACACCCTATCTTGATGATCCATGGCCTTTTACAAAGTAGTGGTTCTTTTGCATCCAATGGACAAAACTCATTGGCTTATTATCTCTTCCATCAAGGGTTTGATGTCTGGTTAGGTAATAATAGATGTGGATTTGTTCCAAGTTGGAACCCAAAGAAAGTCAATTCAAGGAAACATTGGGATTGGGACTTAAATGAAATGGTAAAATTTGATTTACCAAAACTAATTGATACTGTTTGTAAAATTActcaaaatgaaaaaatttccatCATGGCTCATTCTCAAGGAACAACAGAATTGTTTATGGGTCTCTTAAGAGagaatgaattgaatttaaatattacttcaaatattgaaaatgtcGTTTGTTTGGCACCTGCTTTATATCCGGGTTCCTTGTTAGAAGATTCACCCGTGTTAagattattatcattaggGATAGATTCAAAATCTCTGTTTGGAAAGAAAGTATTTTTAAACGTCATGATGATGGTAAGGAAAATCTTCTTGGGGACCAGCTTTTTCTCATTTATTTGCTACACTTTTTTCTCGTATCTTTTCGGCTGGAATGACACCTTATGGGATGAAGGTTTAAGAAATAGACATTTCCTCTTCTCACCAGTTTTCGTTTCTGTAAAATTGATGCAATGGTGGTTAAGTAATGATccaaataaagaatcattCATTAAGGAttataatcaatttttccCACAATATAAAAAATGGTTTCATAAacatcaaagaaaaaatattccaaatttcttattatttgtgCCGGGCCAGGATAAATTGGTAGATGGAAAAAAAGTAATCAAGCATTTccaagattttgaaatggatACATCCTATAAGATTTGGTACATTAAGGAATATTCTCATGTGGATGTTTTATGGGCCAATgacattattgaaaaagtgGGAAAACCAATTGTTATGAATTTAAGGTTACCAAACCGTCGTCCAACTACAGcagataaattaaattaa
- the NCAS0A06800 gene encoding uncharacterized protein (ancestral locus Anc_5.202) — protein sequence MGFISSVLCCGNEDDEPITRYQTNPEPKSKDISDINSSRTHKQRSRHQHQHRQQPRHRSRHSRSPQRYEKQKEDELKKGDIESVNLKNGKKSESTSTTSDTSGNTLDSSSRERSKKKEKQSESSPPKPIERKDNDVATTTTSDDEKGCELVDEAEADSDELPTAGSESKARESANEERETDHQNINRRDNVSSRSAAQRASQNVAHEQEQNDVGYIQDQNTSDPNIITQTSSHPDSNIDLTRNYSAETATTSMATTMTTTTYDDEDEEDEFIDLTLLQPMQYHAPGFNTLLPPKTEKKLIGKKCLVLDLDETLVHSSFKYLQTADFVLPVNIDEQIHNVYVIKRPGVEEFLKRVGELFEVVVFTASVARYGDPLLDILDPGRQLIHHRLFREACYNYEGNYIKNLSQMGRPLSEIIILDNSPASYIFHPQHAIPISSWFSDSHDNELLDIIPLLEDLANIKSLDVGKILDVTI from the coding sequence ATGGGTTTTATATCAAGCGTACTATGTTGTGgcaatgaagatgatgaaccCATTACAAGGTATCAAACCAACCCTGAGCCCAAATCCAAGGACATATCAGATATAAATTCAAGCCGGACACATAAACAGAGATCAAGgcatcaacatcaacatCGCCAACAACCACGTCATCGTTCTCGTCATTCTAGGTCACCTCAGCGTTATGAGAAACAAAAGGAggatgaattgaagaaaggGGATATCGAATCAGttaatttaaagaatggtAAAAAATCAGAGAGCACTAGCACAACGTCAGATACGTCAGGTAATACATTGGATTCGTCATCACGTGAGCGATCtaagaagaaggagaaaCAATCTGAATCATCGCCACCAAAGCCTATTGAGAGGAAAGACAATGATGTTGCAACTACTACCACTAGTGATGATGAGAAGGGATGTGAATTAGTTGATGAAGCAGAGGCGGATTCCGACGAATTACCAACCGCTGGAAGCGAGTCTAAAGCGAGGGAGTCCGCTAACGAAGAGAGAGAAACAGatcatcaaaatataaACAGAAGAGATAATGTTTCTTCTAGGAGTGCTGCGCAAAGAGCATCTCAAAATGTAGCACACGAACAAGAACAGAACGATGTGGGATACATACAGGATCAAAACACTTCCGATCCTAATATAATAACACAGACATCATCACACCCTGACAGTAATATAGATTTAACTAGGAATTATAGTGCTGAAACGGCGACCACCTCAATGGCTACGACAATGACGACGACAACGtacgatgatgaagatgaagaagatgaatttaTCGATTTGACATTGTTGCAACCCATGCAATACCACGCACCTGGGTTTAACACCCTCTTACCGCCCAAGActgagaagaaattaatcGGGAAGAAATGTCTGGTCCTCGATTTGGATGAGACATTGGTGCATTCTTCCTTCAAGTATTTACAAACTGCAGATTTTGTACTACCTGTGAACATTGATGAACAAATCCATAACGTCTATGTGATAAAGAGGCCCGGCGTGGAGGAGTTCCTTAAGCGTGTCGGTGAACTCTTTGAAGTTGTTGTTTTCACTGCTAGTGTGGCCCGGTATGGGGATCCTCTTTTAGATATATTGGACCCGGGGAGACAGCTAATACATCATCGTCTGTTTAGAGAGGCATGTTACAATTATGAGGGGAATTATATCAAAAATCTTTCGCAGATGGGGAGACCCTTGTCTgagattattattttagATAATTCACCTGCATCTTATATTTTCCATCCACAACACGCCATTCCTATTTCATCATGGTTTTCAGATTCAcatgataatgaattattagataTTATACCGTTATTGGAGGATTTAGCGAATATTAAATCATTGGATGTTGGTAAAATTTTAGATGTGACTATATGA
- the HGH1 gene encoding Hgh1p (ancestral locus Anc_5.194), protein MPSQLEELVSFLHSPQPAVVQIALDNLVGFSTGANASIFKYDNYKALSDLRKLAQEKSKILVQQSVTILANLCDDAIMRKMIVDDTEFLKFLTWKICDLENTSADIMCILLSNLAKEDTITCVFDFVKDEGKKLDAVFKSNKVMDCLMDCFVMGYDRKLNKFANFDYLAYFFSDISRFRAGRSYFISEQEYDGVVPISKLLVFTEKYDSKTRREGIASTIKNSLFDSEIHERLLTDENINLLPYILLPITSYKDSEIDEEDMFNLPDELQLLPEDKIRDPVPAIICSHLESILLLCTTKNAREYMRSKSVYPLVRELHKNVEDEDIGELCYRIVNTLMRGDPNAGPVEELVSKTAEEEDDDDDDDDDDEDMDEDDDDEDIVEVL, encoded by the coding sequence ATGCCATCTCAACTAGAAGAACTAGTTTCTTTCCTACATTCTCCACAACCTGCTGTGGTTCAAATTGCATTAGATAACCTGGTAGGGTTCAGCACAGGTGCAAATgcttccattttcaaatatgaTAATTACAAGGCGTTATCAGATTTAAGGAAATTGGCACAGGAGAAATCTAAGATTCTCGTGCAACAATCTGTGACTATATTGGCCAATTTGTGTGATGATGCCATCATGAGGAAGATGATCGTTGATGATACAGAATTTTTAAAGTTTTTGACTTGGAAAATTTGTGATTTGGAGAATACTTCTGCTGATATTATGTGTATCCTTTTGAGTAACTTGGCAAAGGAGGATACTATTACCTGCgtctttgattttgttaAGGACGAAGGGAAGAAGCTGGATGCCGTCTTTAAGAGTAATAAAGTTATGGATTGCCTGATGGATTGTTTTGTTATGGGGTACGATagaaaattgaataaattcgCTAACTTTGATTATTTGGCCTATTTCTTTTCTGATATTTCCAGATTCAGAGCAGGGAGATCATATTTCATCTCAGAACAAGAATATGATGGTGTAgtaccaatttcaaaattattagttTTTACTGAAAAGTATGATTCAAAGACCAGAAGAGAAGGTATCGCATCCACAATTaagaattcattatttgattcaGAGATTCACGAAAGATTGTTAActgatgaaaatattaatctACTTCCCTATATTCTCCTACCGATTACCAGCTATAAAGATTCTGAAATTGATGAGGAGGATATGTTTAATTTGCCCGATGAATTGCAATTACTTCCAGAAGATAAAATTAGAGATCCTGTACCAGCAATTATTTGCTCTCATTTGGAAAGTATACTGCTGCTATGTACCACTAAAAATGCAAGAGAATATATGAGAAGTAAATCAGTCTATCCATTAGTTAGAGAGTTGCACAAAAATGTagaggatgaagatattgGTGAATTATGTTATAGAATCGTTAATACCTTAATGAGAGGTGATCCAAATGCAGGACCCGTTGAAGAACTGGTATCTAAGActgctgaagaagaagatgatgacgatgacgacgacgacgacgacgaaGATATGgacgaagatgatgacgatgaggaCATTGTCGAAGTTTTAtaa